In one window of Dokdonia sp. PRO95 DNA:
- a CDS encoding 2Fe-2S iron-sulfur cluster-binding protein: MIDIKITITDRDGVAHEIDAPTDMNMNLMEVVRSYELAPEGTIGICGGMAMCASCQCYVESDHDLPEMGDDEEAMLAEAFHVQDNSRLGCQLHIHQDMDGLRVTLAPEE; encoded by the coding sequence ATGATAGATATTAAAATTACAATTACAGATCGCGATGGCGTTGCTCACGAGATTGATGCTCCTACAGATATGAATATGAACTTAATGGAGGTTGTGCGCTCTTATGAGCTCGCTCCAGAAGGTACTATAGGTATTTGTGGTGGTATGGCGATGTGTGCATCATGTCAATGTTATGTGGAGAGTGATCATGACTTACCTGAAATGGGTGATGATGAGGAAGCAATGCTTGCCGAGGCCTTTCATGTACAAGATAATAGCCGTTTGGGCTGCCAGCTACATATACATCAAGATATGGATGGATTAAGAGTAACCTTAGCTCCAGAAGAATAG